Below is a window of Pseudodesulfovibrio sp. 5S69 DNA.
CCGTCCAGGATGGACTTGGTGTAGATGATCGTGGCGTCGCCGTGGATGCCTTCCTCAAGGGAGCCGACGATGGCCATGGCCCCGATGCAGAAGAGCAGGGAGGTGGTCACCAGCCCGTCCGTGAAGGTGGCGTTCTTGGAGCGCACCAGCTTCTTGAAGCGGTTGCCCAGCCGGTCCAGCAGGGTGTCCAGCCTGAGCCATTCGCCGGTGATGCCGCCGAGCAGGACCGCGAAGATGACGATCAGGATGTTCTCCACCTTGAGCGCCATCTGGATGCCGATGAGCAGCACGCACAAGCCCAGCCCCTGGAACACGATGGTTCGGATGCGCTCCGGGAAACGGGATTGCAGAAAACAGCCGATCAGCGAACCGCCGATGATGGCGCAGGCATTGACTATGGAACCGATGGGCAGCATGGGGGTTTCCTTGATCAGACGTGGATATATCGTCCAGCGGTGCTACCACCAAGCGTAGGGCCTGACAAGCTGAATGGCGCTTCGCCGCTTCGGAAAAGCGCCTAGCGGAAGAGGGAGAAAACCGAGGCACCCAGGACGTTGAGCATGCCGACGAGGACCATCAGCAGCCCGGCGACGGCCCCTTCTTCGGTTCCGAGTTCATTGGCCTTGGCCGTGCCCGCGCCATGGGCCGCCACGCCGAGCATGGCGCCGCGGGCCAGGGCTGAGCGCAGGGGCAGCCGGTCGGCCAGAAATCCGCCCACGATGGAGCCGAGGACCCCGGTGACGATGACGAAGACGGCCGTTAGGTCGGCCGTGCCGCCGATATCCCTCGACACGTCCACCGCGAACGGGGTGCTGATGGAGCGGGGCAACAGGCTGAGGCGCAGGGCCCCGTTAATGCCGAGGACCGTGGCGAGGCCCCAGCTGGTCAGAAAGGCGGTGGCCGATCCGGCCAGCATGCCGATGGACAGGACGGCCCAGTAACGCCGGATCAAACGGCGCTGCTCGTAGATGGGCACGGCGAAGGCGACCGTAACCGGTCCGAGCATGGTCAGCAGCCAGCCAGCCGCGTCGTGGTAGCGGCTGTAGGACTCGCCCAGGAGCCAGACCAGCACGATCAGCAGCGCCGGGGCCAGGGCCAGCGGCATCTGCCACCAGCGGTGCCAGCGCCTGTAGGCGAACTTGGCCGTCAGGTAGAGGCCGATGGTCAGCAGGGACCAGACCGCGGCCTGGACCAGGGGATAGTTCCAGCACTCAGTCACGGCCGTCACGGCGAGCCTCCATGCGGAAAAAGAGATCGACGGTCAGCGCGGTCACGTTCATGACCGCGACGGTGCCCAGGAAGATGACCGCCAGCAGCTTCAGGCCGAGCAGCCCGAAAAATTCCGGATGGGCGGTGACGGCCGGCACGGCCGGGATGAAGAAGAGCAGCATCTCGCCCAGGTACCAGTCGGACCCGCGGCGCAAGCTGCGCAGGCTGATCTTTCCGCTGGACAGCAGCAAAAAGACGATCAGCAGGCCGACGATGCCCGAGGGCACCGGGGCGTGGGTCGCCCGGACGAATCCGTCGCTGGCCAGCCAGACGAGAAAGAGCAGCCCGACCTGGGCCAGGCTGCTGTTGTGGAATTTCCGCCGCAAGGGAACGGCGATGGCTCTTGTTGTCATGGTGAATACCTCGTGCCGGAAAGGTAGGTCGCGCCCCTTGATGAAGCAAATGACTTGTACAACTCGGAACTATTCCATATTGGAATAGAAATGGAGTTCAGAAAAATACAGATGTTTGTGGAGGTGGTCCGGCAGCAGGGTTTTTCCCGGGCCGCCAAGGTCATGTTCAGCACGCAATCGACCATCAGCAAGGCCGTGCGCCAGTTGGAGAACGAACTGGACGCGCCGTTGCTGGACCGGAACGCGCGGGGCATCGTCATGACCCCTTCGGGTGAGGTGGTCTACCGCCGGGGCCTACGCCTGTTGGCCGAGCAGGGGGACATGGAGCGCGAGCTTGAGGAATTGCAGGGGCTGGCCAAGGGCTCGCTGGTGCTGGGCCTGCCGCCTATCGGGGCATCCACCCTGTTCGCCCCGGTCTTTGCGGAATACCGCAAGCGGTTTCCGGGCATCGACATCAGGCTGGTCGAACACGGCAGCGCCGAATTGGAAGAGCAGCTTCTTGCCGGGCAGGTTGAATTGGCCGCGTCGCTGTTGCCCGTGGCCGAGGATTTCGAAT
It encodes the following:
- a CDS encoding DUF554 domain-containing protein; protein product: MLPIGSIVNACAIIGGSLIGCFLQSRFPERIRTIVFQGLGLCVLLIGIQMALKVENILIVIFAVLLGGITGEWLRLDTLLDRLGNRFKKLVRSKNATFTDGLVTTSLLFCIGAMAIVGSLEEGIHGDATIIYTKSILDGFAAIAFAATYGTGVIFSFIPVFLYQGSITVGASFFQQYFSDLMIAQITGCGGLLIVGIGINLLELTEIRLANLLPSLVYVVVLTCFFG
- a CDS encoding LrgB family protein; the encoded protein is MTAVTECWNYPLVQAAVWSLLTIGLYLTAKFAYRRWHRWWQMPLALAPALLIVLVWLLGESYSRYHDAAGWLLTMLGPVTVAFAVPIYEQRRLIRRYWAVLSIGMLAGSATAFLTSWGLATVLGINGALRLSLLPRSISTPFAVDVSRDIGGTADLTAVFVIVTGVLGSIVGGFLADRLPLRSALARGAMLGVAAHGAGTAKANELGTEEGAVAGLLMVLVGMLNVLGASVFSLFR
- a CDS encoding CidA/LrgA family protein, which encodes MTTRAIAVPLRRKFHNSSLAQVGLLFLVWLASDGFVRATHAPVPSGIVGLLIVFLLLSSGKISLRSLRRGSDWYLGEMLLFFIPAVPAVTAHPEFFGLLGLKLLAVIFLGTVAVMNVTALTVDLFFRMEARRDGRD
- a CDS encoding LysR family transcriptional regulator, whose amino-acid sequence is MEFRKIQMFVEVVRQQGFSRAAKVMFSTQSTISKAVRQLENELDAPLLDRNARGIVMTPSGEVVYRRGLRLLAEQGDMERELEELQGLAKGSLVLGLPPIGASTLFAPVFAEYRKRFPGIDIRLVEHGSAELEEQLLAGQVELAASLLPVAEDFEWLPIRCEPLVALLSWDYPQAARGSIRLEDLREVPFILFEDGFALNRIILEACRRSGFEPAVITKSSQIDFICKLAGAGLGAAFLPRVVAEQRTSGEVGLVEVEDPHTAWDMAVIWRRGAYRSRAAQAWLDVVRDLYGGPAAG